A single window of Streptomyces cathayae DNA harbors:
- the rimM gene encoding ribosome maturation factor RimM (Essential for efficient processing of 16S rRNA) has product MQLVVARIGRAHGIKGEVTVEVRTDEPELRLGPGAVLATDPATAGPLTIETGRVHSGRLLLRFEGVRDRTGAEALRNTLLIAEVDPDEQPEDEDEYYDHQLIDLDVVTEDGQHVGRITEISHLPTQDLFVVERPDGSEVFVPFVEQIVTGIDLEEQRAVIDPPPGLIDDRGAEDEFADDHGADHGAEQGADHGVSSRDEA; this is encoded by the coding sequence GTGCAGCTGGTAGTCGCTCGCATCGGCCGTGCTCACGGCATCAAGGGCGAGGTCACCGTGGAGGTCCGCACCGACGAGCCGGAGCTGCGGCTCGGGCCCGGCGCCGTCCTGGCCACCGATCCCGCCACCGCCGGTCCGCTCACCATCGAGACCGGCCGGGTGCACAGCGGTCGTCTCCTGCTGCGTTTCGAGGGCGTCCGCGACCGCACCGGTGCCGAGGCGCTGCGCAACACCCTGCTCATCGCCGAGGTCGACCCGGACGAGCAGCCCGAGGACGAGGACGAGTACTACGACCATCAGCTGATCGACCTGGACGTCGTCACCGAGGACGGGCAGCACGTCGGCCGGATCACCGAGATCTCCCACCTGCCGACGCAGGATCTGTTCGTGGTGGAACGCCCCGACGGCAGTGAGGTGTTCGTGCCGTTCGTGGAGCAGATCGTCACCGGGATCGACCTCGAGGAGCAGCGCGCGGTCATCGACCCGCCGCCGGGCCTGATCGACGACCGGGGTGCCGAGGACGAGTTCGCTGATGACCACGGCGCTGACCACGGCGCTGAACAGGGTGCTGACCACGGCGTCTCGTCGCGGGACGAGGCCTGA
- the trmD gene encoding tRNA (guanosine(37)-N1)-methyltransferase TrmD yields the protein MRLDVVTIFPEYLEPLNVSLVGKARARGQLDVQVHDLRSWTHDRHHTVDDTPYGGGPGMVMKTEPWGEALDEVLADGYEAGAHEPALIVPTPSGRPFTQELAVQLSECPWLIFTPARYEGIDRRVVDEYATRVPVHEVSIGDYVLAGGEAAVLVITEAVARLLPGVLGNAESHRDDSFAPGAMASLLEGPVHTKPPVWRGRGIPEVLLSGHHGKIARWRRDEALRRTTAHRPDLIERCDPGAFDKKDREMLSILGWEPDPEGEPHGRFWRRTGGVEQ from the coding sequence ATGCGGCTCGACGTCGTCACCATCTTCCCCGAGTACCTCGAACCGCTGAACGTCTCCCTCGTGGGCAAGGCACGCGCACGGGGACAGCTGGACGTCCAGGTGCACGACCTCCGCTCGTGGACCCACGACCGGCACCACACCGTCGACGACACCCCGTACGGCGGCGGCCCCGGCATGGTCATGAAGACCGAACCGTGGGGCGAGGCGCTCGACGAGGTCCTGGCGGACGGCTATGAGGCCGGTGCCCACGAACCCGCCCTGATCGTCCCCACTCCCAGCGGCCGTCCCTTCACCCAGGAACTCGCCGTCCAGCTCTCCGAGTGCCCCTGGCTGATCTTCACCCCGGCCCGTTACGAGGGCATCGACCGGCGCGTCGTCGACGAGTACGCGACCCGTGTGCCCGTCCACGAGGTGTCCATCGGCGACTACGTCCTGGCCGGCGGCGAGGCGGCCGTCCTCGTGATCACCGAGGCGGTGGCCCGGCTGCTGCCCGGTGTCCTGGGCAACGCCGAGTCCCACCGGGACGACTCCTTCGCCCCGGGCGCGATGGCGAGCCTCCTGGAAGGGCCCGTCCACACCAAGCCGCCCGTCTGGCGGGGCCGGGGGATCCCCGAGGTGCTGCTCAGCGGGCACCACGGGAAGATCGCCCGCTGGCGGCGCGACGAGGCGCTCAGGCGCACCACCGCGCACCGGCCCGACCTCATCGAGCGCTGCGATCCGGGGGCCTTCGACAAGAAGGACCGCGAGATGCTCTCCATCCTGGGCTGGGAACCGGACCCGGAGGGGGAACCCCACGGACGATTTTGGCGCAGGACCGGCGGCGTGGAACAATAG
- a CDS encoding methyltransferase domain-containing protein — MTPTLVGQHLPRTGHGPVGHGPTGHGPRVDRRARARDWSEIQERMLVPLYEAVYRRLDVGPATRLLGLGCGSGLALLMAASRGAAVTGVDTSSDRLAHARERLRPAGRKPRAPGRADTRIVDGSPGAARTDTTGYTVVTAFEPIGCRAGDAEELGALLAEATPLAGRGAAVVLTGWGPPERCATASVLRVATRLAEPVRGTGTWRPAHRDDLEQVAQRAGLRPDGSGRVACPFGYADVNSAVRGLLSTGLFDPAITATDQVQVHKELAEALHPYQRQDGTVWMPNVFRYLIARTP; from the coding sequence ATGACACCTACGCTCGTGGGGCAGCACCTTCCTCGTACGGGACACGGTCCTGTCGGACACGGTCCTACGGGGCACGGTCCTCGCGTGGACCGGCGGGCACGCGCGCGCGACTGGTCCGAGATACAGGAGAGGATGCTCGTACCGCTCTACGAGGCCGTCTACCGGCGGCTGGACGTGGGGCCCGCGACACGGCTGCTCGGCCTCGGCTGCGGTTCGGGGCTCGCCCTGCTGATGGCGGCCTCCCGGGGCGCCGCGGTCACCGGTGTCGACACCTCGTCCGACCGGCTGGCCCACGCGCGCGAACGGCTGCGGCCCGCCGGGCGGAAGCCACGCGCACCTGGGCGCGCGGACACCCGGATCGTTGACGGCTCCCCCGGGGCGGCCCGGACGGACACCACCGGGTACACCGTGGTGACCGCCTTCGAACCGATCGGCTGCCGCGCCGGCGACGCGGAGGAACTGGGGGCGCTGCTCGCCGAGGCAACGCCGCTCGCCGGACGCGGAGCGGCCGTGGTCCTCACCGGCTGGGGCCCGCCGGAGCGGTGCGCCACGGCGTCCGTGCTCCGGGTCGCCACCCGGCTGGCGGAACCGGTGCGCGGCACGGGCACCTGGCGCCCCGCGCACCGCGACGATCTGGAGCAGGTCGCCCAGCGCGCGGGCCTTCGGCCGGACGGCTCGGGAAGGGTGGCCTGCCCCTTCGGGTACGCCGACGTGAACAGTGCCGTACGGGGACTGCTCTCGACGGGACTGTTCGACCCGGCGATCACCGCGACGGACCAGGTGCAGGTGCACAAGGAACTCGCCGAGGCACTGCACCCGTACCAGCGGCAGGACGGCACCGTGTGGATGCCGAACGTGTTCCGGTACCTGATCGCACGGACGCCCTGA
- a CDS encoding RNA-binding protein, producing the protein MLEEALEHLVKGIVDHPDDVQVASRDLRRGRVLEVRVHPDDLGKVIGRNGRTARALRTVVGAIGGRGVRVDLVDVDHVR; encoded by the coding sequence ATGCTCGAGGAGGCTCTCGAGCACCTCGTGAAGGGCATCGTCGACCATCCTGACGATGTGCAGGTCGCCTCGCGCGACCTGCGCCGCGGGCGGGTGCTCGAGGTCCGGGTCCACCCGGACGACCTCGGCAAGGTGATCGGCCGCAACGGCCGCACCGCACGCGCTCTGCGGACCGTCGTGGGCGCCATCGGCGGCCGCGGTGTCCGTGTCGACCTCGTCGACGTGGACCACGTCCGCTGA
- the rpsP gene encoding 30S ribosomal protein S16 — MAVKIKLKRLGKIRSPHYRIIVADSRTRRDGRAIEEIGKYHPTYNPSVMEVDAERVAYWLGVGAQPTEPVMAILKKTGDWQKFKGEPAPAPLLQPAEKAERPSFDAFGGEDEGKGEAITQKKKAEKKDEAAAESSSSASTEA, encoded by the coding sequence GTGGCAGTCAAGATCAAGCTGAAGCGTCTGGGCAAGATCCGTTCGCCTCACTACCGCATCATCGTCGCCGACTCCCGTACCCGCCGTGACGGCCGGGCCATCGAGGAGATCGGCAAGTACCACCCGACGTACAACCCGTCGGTGATGGAGGTCGACGCCGAGCGTGTGGCGTACTGGCTCGGTGTCGGCGCCCAGCCGACCGAGCCCGTGATGGCCATCCTCAAGAAGACCGGCGACTGGCAGAAGTTCAAGGGCGAGCCCGCCCCGGCCCCGCTGCTGCAGCCGGCCGAGAAGGCCGAGCGCCCGTCGTTCGACGCGTTCGGCGGCGAGGACGAGGGCAAGGGTGAGGCGATCACCCAGAAGAAGAAGGCGGAGAAGAAGGACGAGGCCGCCGCTGAGTCCTCCTCGTCTGCGTCGACCGAGGCCTGA
- the ffh gene encoding signal recognition particle protein, with protein MFDTLSDRLSATFKNLRGKGRLSEADIDATAREIRIALLEADVALPVVRTFIKNVKERSLGAEVSKALNPAQQVLKIVNDELVHVLGGETRRLRFAKQPPTVIMLAGLQGAGKTTLAGKLGKWLKDQGHSPVLVAADLQRPNAVNQLSVVAERAGVAVYAPEPGNGVGDPVKVAKDSIEFAKTKVHDIVIVDTAGRLGVDQEMMQQAADIRDAVSPDEILFVVDAMIGQDAVNTAEAFRDGVGFDGVVLSKLDGDARGGAALSIRQVTGKPIMFASNGEKLDEFDAFHPDRMASRILDMGDLLTLIEQAEKTFSQEEAAQMASKLASKKGQDFTLDDFLAQMEQVRKMGSISKLLGMLPGMGQIKDQINNLDERDVDRTAAIIKSMTPAERQEPTIINGSRRARIAKGSGVEVSAVKNLVERFFEARKMMSRMAQGGGMPGMPGMPGMGGGPGRQKKKQKQAKGKQRSGNPMKRKQQEQEEAERRAAAAEGGNAFGLPQQGGQDFELPDEFKKFMG; from the coding sequence GTGTTCGATACTCTCTCCGACCGCCTCAGCGCGACCTTCAAAAACCTCCGCGGAAAAGGCCGGCTGAGCGAAGCGGACATCGACGCCACGGCGCGTGAGATCCGCATCGCTCTGCTGGAAGCGGACGTGGCCCTGCCGGTCGTCCGCACGTTCATCAAGAACGTCAAGGAGCGCTCGCTCGGCGCCGAGGTCTCCAAGGCGCTGAATCCCGCCCAGCAGGTCCTCAAGATCGTCAATGACGAGCTCGTCCACGTGCTCGGCGGCGAGACCCGCCGGCTGCGCTTCGCCAAGCAGCCGCCGACCGTGATCATGCTGGCCGGTCTGCAGGGTGCCGGTAAGACCACCCTCGCGGGCAAGCTCGGCAAGTGGCTCAAGGACCAGGGGCACTCGCCGGTGCTGGTCGCCGCCGACCTCCAGCGCCCCAACGCCGTCAACCAGCTGAGCGTCGTCGCCGAGCGCGCGGGTGTCGCCGTCTACGCGCCCGAGCCGGGCAACGGCGTGGGCGACCCGGTGAAGGTCGCCAAGGACTCCATCGAGTTCGCGAAGACCAAGGTCCACGACATCGTGATCGTGGACACCGCCGGCCGCCTGGGCGTCGACCAGGAGATGATGCAGCAGGCCGCGGACATCAGGGACGCCGTCAGCCCCGACGAGATCCTGTTCGTCGTCGACGCGATGATCGGTCAGGACGCCGTCAACACCGCCGAGGCGTTCCGCGACGGCGTCGGCTTCGACGGCGTGGTGCTCTCCAAGCTCGACGGTGACGCCCGCGGTGGTGCGGCGCTGTCGATCCGTCAGGTCACCGGCAAGCCGATCATGTTCGCGTCGAACGGTGAGAAGCTCGACGAATTCGACGCCTTCCACCCGGACCGGATGGCCTCCCGCATCCTCGACATGGGTGACCTGCTCACCCTGATCGAGCAGGCGGAGAAGACCTTCAGCCAGGAAGAGGCCGCCCAGATGGCCTCCAAGCTGGCGTCCAAGAAGGGCCAGGACTTCACCCTGGACGACTTCCTGGCCCAGATGGAGCAGGTCAGGAAAATGGGCAGCATCTCGAAGCTGCTCGGCATGCTGCCCGGCATGGGGCAGATCAAGGACCAGATCAACAACCTGGACGAGCGGGACGTCGACCGCACCGCCGCGATCATCAAGTCGATGACCCCGGCCGAGCGCCAGGAGCCGACGATCATCAACGGCTCGCGCCGTGCCCGTATCGCCAAGGGCTCCGGTGTCGAGGTCAGCGCCGTGAAGAATCTGGTCGAGCGGTTCTTCGAGGCGCGGAAGATGATGTCCCGCATGGCCCAGGGCGGCGGCATGCCGGGGATGCCCGGGATGCCGGGCATGGGCGGCGGTCCCGGCCGGCAGAAGAAGAAGCAGAAGCAGGCCAAGGGCAAGCAGCGCTCCGGCAACCCGATGAAGCGCAAGCAGCAGGAGCAGGAGGAGGCCGAGCGCCGCGCGGCGGCCGCGGAGGGCGGCAACGCCTTCGGGCTGCCGCAGCAGGGCGGCCAGGACTTCGAGCTGCCCGACGAGTTCAAGAAGTTCATGGGCTGA